A single region of the Mycobacterium lentiflavum genome encodes:
- a CDS encoding LLM class flavin-dependent oxidoreductase, with protein MTDRRHDNMTLVAFMQAGSTSVYAGSWRHPATEHGYLDASYYAKIARQLEEGCFDLMFFDDRLAMPGVFGGSVAEAVSYGARPVKLDLSIVLGVLAQATSRIGLGATYSTTYYQPFHVARTFATLDHLSGGRAAWNVVTSVNDSEAQNFGVDAHLGHDERYDRADEFMDVVAGLWDTWEDDAILHDRASGRFGDPGKVHELGHVGQYFSSRGPLTVPRTPQGRPVIIQAGSSGRGREFASRWAELIFTGDPGIEVARSHYTDQKARIADAGRNPAAVRICPMAYAVVGESEAHATEREALFLDELVHPMASLTLLSELMNYDFAQHNLDDPVTDELIASSSGIRGLVQNLRSHISSEGGGRPVTVRDLAGHRATLLQGPRFVGTGEQVADQMADWFESGACDGFVLAATHLPGAFEDVVRMVVPELQRRGLFRTEYESSTLRGHLGLQRPSNSRVGAGANA; from the coding sequence ATGACTGATCGACGACACGACAACATGACCCTGGTCGCCTTCATGCAGGCGGGCAGCACCTCGGTGTACGCCGGGTCGTGGCGACACCCGGCGACCGAACACGGTTACCTCGACGCTTCGTACTACGCAAAGATCGCCCGCCAGCTCGAGGAAGGCTGCTTCGATCTGATGTTCTTCGACGATCGCCTGGCGATGCCGGGGGTGTTCGGGGGATCGGTGGCCGAGGCGGTGTCTTACGGTGCCCGTCCGGTCAAGCTGGATCTCAGCATCGTGCTCGGCGTGCTGGCGCAGGCCACGTCGCGCATCGGGCTGGGCGCGACCTACTCGACGACCTACTACCAGCCGTTCCACGTCGCGCGAACCTTCGCCACGCTGGACCACCTGTCCGGCGGCCGGGCCGCCTGGAACGTGGTCACCTCCGTCAACGACAGCGAGGCGCAGAACTTCGGCGTCGATGCCCACCTCGGCCACGACGAACGCTACGACCGAGCCGACGAGTTCATGGACGTGGTGGCCGGGCTCTGGGATACCTGGGAGGACGATGCGATTCTGCACGACCGGGCGTCCGGGCGCTTCGGCGATCCGGGCAAGGTGCACGAGCTTGGGCATGTCGGGCAGTACTTCTCGTCGCGTGGGCCGCTGACCGTGCCGCGCACCCCGCAGGGGAGACCGGTCATCATCCAGGCCGGCTCATCGGGGCGCGGACGCGAATTCGCCTCGCGCTGGGCGGAATTGATCTTCACCGGAGACCCGGGCATCGAGGTCGCACGCAGCCACTACACCGACCAGAAAGCGCGCATCGCCGACGCCGGGCGCAATCCTGCCGCGGTACGGATCTGCCCGATGGCCTACGCTGTGGTGGGCGAGTCCGAGGCCCACGCCACGGAGCGCGAAGCTCTGTTCCTCGACGAACTGGTGCATCCCATGGCATCGCTGACACTGTTGTCGGAGTTGATGAATTATGACTTCGCGCAACACAATCTGGACGATCCCGTCACCGACGAGTTGATCGCGTCGTCCTCCGGAATTCGCGGACTGGTTCAGAACCTGCGCTCCCACATTTCTTCTGAGGGCGGCGGGCGCCCGGTGACCGTCCGCGATCTGGCCGGTCATCGTGCGACGCTGCTGCAGGGACCGCGCTTCGTCGGCACCGGCGAGCAGGTCGCCGATCAGATGGCGGACTGGTTCGAAAGCGGGGCGTGCGACGGCTTCGTCCTGGCCGCAACGCATCTGCCCGGCGCATTCGAAGACGTTGTGCGGATGGTAGTTCCGGAGCTGCAGCGACGCGGTCTGTTCCGGACCGAATACGAGTCCTCGACACTGCGCGGACACCTGGGGCTGCAACGGCCTTCGAATAGCAGGGTGGGCGCCGGTGCGAATGCTTGA
- a CDS encoding CaiB/BaiF CoA transferase family protein, protein MLEGVRVLDLATLAAAPLVATYLGEFGADVIKVEDPRHGDPIRGWGNQREDVGLMWKSLSRNKRAITLDLRCAEGQAMVRRLVEHADVAIFNTRPQTLRKWGLDYENLRVVNDRIVMLHITGYGLTGPKSERPGFGTLGEAMSGFAHITGQAGGPPTLPPFMLADGVASLNATYAVMMALYHRDVHGALGQLIDVNLIDPLARLLEQTLLGYDQLGLVPERAGNRWDISAPRNTYQTADGRWLAMSGSSPALALRVFRAIGRDDLLSDPDFSDPQRRLARAREVDTVVANWVATKTLSEAMQTFEAHEVAAAPVYDIRDLVADEQLAHREVFISIDDEQLGAMTVQAPVPRFSSASATVGHLGPSLGEHNNEVYGELLGLTPNEIDELRTRGVL, encoded by the coding sequence ATGCTTGAGGGTGTGCGAGTGCTCGATCTCGCGACGTTGGCGGCCGCCCCGCTGGTTGCGACATACCTGGGCGAATTCGGCGCCGATGTGATCAAGGTCGAAGACCCGCGGCATGGCGATCCGATCCGCGGATGGGGCAATCAGCGCGAGGACGTCGGGCTGATGTGGAAGTCCTTATCGCGCAACAAGCGAGCGATCACCCTGGATCTGCGGTGTGCCGAGGGTCAGGCGATGGTGCGCCGGCTGGTCGAGCATGCCGACGTCGCCATCTTCAACACCCGGCCGCAGACGTTGCGTAAGTGGGGCCTGGACTACGAGAACCTGCGCGTGGTCAACGACCGGATCGTGATGCTGCACATCACCGGGTACGGGTTGACCGGACCGAAGAGTGAGCGCCCGGGTTTCGGCACGCTCGGCGAGGCGATGAGCGGATTCGCGCACATCACCGGACAGGCTGGCGGACCGCCCACGCTGCCGCCGTTCATGTTGGCCGACGGCGTCGCCTCGTTGAACGCCACCTACGCGGTCATGATGGCGTTGTATCACCGCGACGTGCATGGTGCGCTGGGGCAGCTGATCGATGTCAACCTGATCGACCCGCTGGCGCGCCTGCTGGAGCAGACGCTGCTCGGTTACGACCAATTGGGCCTGGTGCCCGAACGTGCCGGCAACCGCTGGGATATCTCGGCCCCGCGCAACACCTACCAAACCGCCGACGGGCGTTGGCTGGCCATGTCCGGGAGTTCACCGGCCCTGGCGTTACGGGTGTTTCGTGCGATCGGGCGAGACGACCTGCTGTCCGATCCCGACTTCTCCGACCCGCAGCGGCGGCTGGCCCGGGCCCGCGAGGTCGACACGGTGGTCGCGAATTGGGTTGCCACCAAGACTCTTTCGGAAGCGATGCAGACTTTCGAAGCTCACGAGGTCGCCGCGGCCCCGGTCTACGACATCCGCGATCTGGTCGCCGACGAGCAGCTGGCCCATCGTGAGGTGTTCATCTCGATCGACGACGAACAGCTCGGGGCGATGACGGTGCAGGCCCCGGTTCCGCGCTTCTCGTCGGCGTCC
- a CDS encoding GntR family transcriptional regulator, whose translation MASISKVDISGTVRERAARELRDRILTGALSAGTRVDLDAITEEFATSRTPVREALLELSFEGLVQIAPRSGITVIGISPTDVIDSFTILGVLTGQAAAWAAQRIEPGELEMLRELAADVVARSGDDSIGEANWHFHQKIHRAAHSPRLMTQIKQAARVVPSNFLTLFPDHEKHSLDEHRELLDALGEKDVERSRTIAERHVLDAGRSLADWLEQRRTA comes from the coding sequence ATGGCTTCGATCTCGAAGGTCGACATCTCCGGCACCGTGCGCGAACGCGCCGCCCGCGAACTCAGGGACCGCATCCTCACCGGCGCTTTGTCCGCCGGCACGCGAGTCGACCTCGACGCCATCACCGAGGAGTTCGCGACCAGCCGGACCCCGGTCCGCGAGGCGTTGCTGGAACTCTCCTTCGAAGGCCTCGTTCAAATCGCGCCGCGCAGCGGCATCACCGTGATCGGCATCAGCCCCACCGACGTCATAGACAGCTTCACCATCCTCGGCGTTCTCACCGGACAGGCCGCCGCCTGGGCTGCCCAGCGCATCGAACCCGGCGAGCTCGAGATGCTGCGTGAGCTCGCCGCGGACGTGGTCGCGCGCTCCGGGGACGACAGCATCGGCGAAGCCAACTGGCACTTTCACCAGAAAATCCACCGCGCCGCGCACTCCCCGCGGCTGATGACCCAGATCAAACAAGCCGCGCGCGTCGTGCCGAGCAACTTCCTCACCCTGTTTCCCGACCACGAGAAACATTCGCTCGACGAGCACCGGGAGCTGCTCGACGCGCTTGGCGAAAAGGACGTCGAACGGTCCCGCACCATCGCCGAGCGCCATGTGCTGGACGCGGGGCGCTCGCTGGCGGACTGGCTCGAACAGCGGCGCACCGCCTGA